Proteins encoded within one genomic window of Felis catus isolate Fca126 chromosome C1, F.catus_Fca126_mat1.0, whole genome shotgun sequence:
- the OXCT2 gene encoding LOW QUALITY PROTEIN: succinyl-CoA:3-ketoacid coenzyme A transferase 2, mitochondrial (The sequence of the model RefSeq protein was modified relative to this genomic sequence to represent the inferred CDS: inserted 2 bases in 2 codons; deleted 2 bases in 1 codon; substituted 2 bases at 2 genomic stop codons) encodes MTVLQRLARALGHRVPASRWGPMLAEAEGGVRGLATSVCAHAKFYADPVEAVKDIVDRAIIMVSGFGLCGIPENLIQALLRTRVKXLTVVSSNVGXDDFGPGLLLEAKQIARLICSYVGENTLCERRYLAGELELELELTPQGTLAERIRAGGTGVPAFYTPTAYGTLAQEGGAPIRSAPDGHIAIMSQPXEVREFHWHHYLLEXAITADFALVKGWKANRAGNVIFRKSARNFNVPMCKAAETSVVEVEEIVDVGTFAPEDIHVPNIYVDRVIQGEKHEKRIEHLALRKEHDEKAESADDPGARIVKRAALEFEDGMYANLGIGIPLLASNYISPDMTVHLHSEHGILGLGPFPPKDEVDADLINAGKQTVSIFPRGCFFSSDDSFAMIRGGHLDLTMLGAMQVSKYGDLANWMIPGKKVKGMGGGCMDLVSSPKTRVVVTMAHCTKANEPKISEKHTMPLTGKRCVDRIITDKAVFDVHKKKGLTLIELWDGLTVDDVTEHGQPFAVSPNLRPMQQVAA; translated from the exons ATGACCGTCCTCCAGAGGCTCGCGCGGGCGCTCGGGCACCGCGTTCCCGCCAGCCGCTGGGGACCCATGCTGGCCGAGGCCGAGGGCGGTGTGCGCGGCCTGGCCACTAGCGTTTGCGCCCATGCCAAATTCTACGCAGATCCCGTGGAGGCTGTCAAAGACATCGTGGACAGGGCCATCATCATGGTCAGCGGCTTCGGGCTCTGCGGGATTCCAGAGAACCTGATTCAGGCGCTGCTCCGCACGCGTGTCA GCTTGACCGTGGTCAGCAGCAATGTGG TGGACGATTTTGGGCCGGGCCTGTTACTGGAGGCCAAGCAGATCGCCCGCCTCATCTGCTCCTACGTGGGGGAGAACACGCTGTGCGAGCGCCGGTACCTGGCGGgcgagctggagctggagctggagctgacGCCCCAGGGCACCCTGGCCGAGCGCATCCGCGCCGGGGGCACCGGGGTGCCCGCCTTCTACACGCCCACGGCCTACGGGACCCTGGCTCAGGAGGGAGGCGCCCCCATCAGGTCCGCGCCCGACGGCCACATCGCCATCATGAGCCAGCCCTGAGAGGTGAGGGAGTTCCACTGGCACCACTATCTTCTGGAGTAGGCCATCACCGCCGATTTTGCTTTGGTGAAGGGGTGGAAGGCCAACCGCGCCGGGAATGTCATCTTCAGAAAAAGCGCCAGGAATTTCAACGTGCCCATGTGCAAAGCTGCGGAAACCTCCGTGGTGGAGGTGGAAGAAATCGTGGATGTGGGGACCTTTGCCCCCGAAGACATCCACGTTCCTAACATTTATGTCGACCGCGTGATTCAGGGAGAAAAACACGAGAAAAGAATTGAGCATCTAGCCCTCAGGAAGGAGCACGATGAAAAAGCCGAGTCTGCAGATGACCCCGGGGCCCGAATTGTCAAGAGGGCAGCTCTTGAATTTGAGGATGGCATGTATGCCAATCTGGGCATAGGAATCCCGCTCCTGGCCAGCAACTACATCAGCCCGGACATGACTGTTCATCTTCACAGTGAACATGGCATCCTGGGCTTGGGGCCGTTCCCACCCAAAGATGAGGTGGATGCAGATCTCATCAACGCGGGCAAGCAGACGGTGAGCATTTTCCCCAGGGGCTGTTTCTTCTCCAGCGATGACTCATTCGCTATGATTCGAGGGGGGCACCTCGACCTCACCATGCTGGGAGCCATGCAGGTCTCCAAATACGGTGACCTGGCTAACTGGATGATACCCGGGAAGAAGGTGaaaggcatgggg ggggggtgcatgGACTTGGTGTCCAGTCCCAAGACCAGAGTGGTGGTCACCATGGCGCACTGCACCAAGGCCAACGAACCCAAAATCTCGGAGAAGCATACCATGCCGCTGACTGGGAAGCGCTGTGTGGACCGGATCATCACTGACAAGGCCGTGTTCGACGTGCACAAGAAGAAAGGCCTGACGCTGATTGAGCTCTGGGACGGGCTGACCGTGGACGACGTCACAGAGCACGGGCAGCCCTTCGCCGTGTCACCGAACCTCAGACCCATGCAGCAGGTGGCCGCCTGA